A window of the Thermostichus vulcanus str. 'Rupite' genome harbors these coding sequences:
- a CDS encoding Dps family protein: MATSPTLVRPFTQVQDNPVGLGREITVPICEGLNLVWASFQGLYLQYLKHHLVVEGAEFYEIHQFFNESLQEVQGHAHDVGERLNGLGGIPASSFSTLAELCCFTPEGDDAVAIRPMLEADLQAEQSLIDLLRRQAALAESVGDRATRYLYEQILLKTEERAFHVSHFLASDSLTLGLSESLSG, from the coding sequence ATGGCAACGTCACCCACTCTGGTTCGCCCCTTCACCCAGGTTCAAGACAACCCTGTCGGCCTTGGGCGCGAGATCACCGTCCCTATCTGTGAGGGCCTCAACTTAGTTTGGGCCAGTTTTCAGGGGCTGTATCTGCAATACCTGAAGCACCATCTGGTGGTGGAAGGGGCTGAGTTCTACGAAATTCATCAGTTTTTCAACGAAAGCCTGCAAGAAGTTCAAGGCCATGCCCACGACGTGGGGGAACGGCTGAACGGACTGGGCGGGATCCCGGCCTCCAGCTTCAGCACCCTAGCCGAGCTGTGCTGCTTCACCCCAGAGGGGGACGATGCAGTGGCGATACGGCCCATGTTGGAGGCGGATTTGCAGGCGGAACAAAGCCTGATCGATCTGCTGCGTCGGCAAGCTGCTTTGGCTGAGAGCGTCGGGGATCGGGCTACCCGCTACCTCTATGAGCAGATCCTGCTCAAGACTGAGGAGCGCGCCTTTCATGTGTCCCATTTTTTGGCCTCTGACAGCCTCACGTTGGGTCTGTCGGAGAGTCTGTCGGGCTAA
- the nifB gene encoding nitrogenase cofactor biosynthesis protein NifB has protein sequence MTLTPLRSTPPPSSGSPGLSADPRARVTACGCTSTSGQTLPANVQQRIATHPCYSESAHHHYARLHVAVAPACNIQCNYCNRKFDCANESRPGVVSELLTPAEAAHKVLVIAGKIPQLTVVGIAGPGDPLANPKHTFETFARIAEQAPDIKLCLSTNGLMLPEHIDTIKALNIDHVTLTINMVDPEIGAKIYPWIRWQRKRITGVEASRILHERQMQSLDLLREADILCKVNSVMIPGINDTHLPEVNRVIQAKGAFLHNIMPLISAPEHGTYFGLNGQRGPTPKELKALQDQCSGNMKMMRHCRQCRADAVGLLGEDRSQEFTKDRFLQMTPEYDPEQRRRVQVGIAQLQAQQQATKDSLTTAVPSDSPAILVAVASKGGGLVNRHFGHAQEFLIYEVNAHGAQFVGHRKIPQYCHGGSGEDNNLDQILEVIRDCKSVLVSKIGDCPMKRIREAGLEVVEDYDVIETVALKFYQTWLVNQAIELRPAKATEHNPLQS, from the coding sequence ATGACTCTGACCCCCCTGCGATCCACGCCGCCCCCCTCCTCGGGATCCCCTGGTTTATCTGCGGATCCCCGCGCCAGGGTAACCGCCTGTGGCTGTACCAGCACCAGTGGACAAACCCTACCGGCCAATGTGCAGCAGCGCATCGCCACCCACCCCTGCTACAGCGAATCCGCCCACCATCACTACGCCCGCCTGCACGTAGCGGTAGCCCCCGCTTGCAACATCCAGTGCAACTACTGCAATCGCAAGTTTGACTGTGCCAACGAAAGTCGCCCCGGTGTGGTGAGTGAGCTGCTCACCCCTGCCGAAGCTGCCCACAAGGTGCTGGTGATTGCCGGTAAGATCCCCCAGTTGACAGTGGTGGGCATCGCCGGGCCAGGGGATCCCTTGGCCAACCCCAAACACACCTTCGAGACCTTCGCCCGCATTGCCGAGCAAGCCCCCGATATCAAGTTGTGCCTCTCCACCAATGGCCTGATGCTGCCGGAGCACATTGACACCATCAAAGCGCTCAACATCGACCATGTCACCCTGACCATCAACATGGTGGATCCGGAAATCGGGGCGAAAATCTACCCCTGGATCCGCTGGCAGCGCAAACGCATCACGGGGGTAGAAGCCTCTCGTATCCTGCACGAGCGCCAGATGCAGAGCCTGGATCTGTTGCGGGAGGCAGATATCCTCTGCAAGGTCAACTCCGTCATGATCCCTGGCATCAATGACACCCACCTGCCGGAGGTGAATCGAGTTATCCAGGCCAAAGGGGCCTTTTTGCACAACATCATGCCCCTGATCTCCGCCCCCGAACACGGCACCTACTTTGGTCTGAATGGGCAACGGGGCCCTACCCCCAAAGAGCTGAAAGCCCTGCAAGATCAGTGCTCCGGCAACATGAAGATGATGCGTCACTGCCGTCAGTGCCGGGCAGATGCGGTGGGTCTACTGGGGGAAGACCGCAGCCAGGAGTTCACCAAAGACCGCTTTTTGCAGATGACCCCAGAGTACGACCCCGAACAACGTCGCCGGGTGCAGGTGGGCATTGCCCAGTTGCAAGCTCAACAGCAGGCGACCAAAGACAGTCTGACGACGGCGGTGCCCTCGGATAGCCCCGCCATTCTGGTGGCGGTGGCCAGCAAAGGGGGAGGGCTGGTGAATCGCCACTTCGGCCATGCCCAAGAGTTCCTCATCTACGAGGTCAACGCCCACGGTGCCCAGTTCGTCGGCCACCGCAAGATCCCACAGTACTGCCACGGTGGATCCGGCGAGGACAACAACCTGGATCAAATCCTAGAGGTGATCCGCGACTGTAAGTCGGTGCTGGTCTCCAAGATCGGTGACTGCCCCATGAAACGGATCCGCGAGGCGGGCCTGGAAGTGGTGGAAGACTACGACGTTATCGAAACCGTCGCCCTCAAGTTTTACCAAACCTGGCTGGTGAACCAGGCGATAGAACTCCGTCCCGCCAAGGCGACTGAGCACAACCCCCTTCAGTCCTAG
- a CDS encoding nitrogen fixation protein NifZ → MSDELELDQRPQFELGDKVRICKPIRNDGTFFGQPMGKILAVPGDEGYVVYIGTFLQRFYIYAVHCLTKGFVVGCRAKELELVEKNP, encoded by the coding sequence ATGAGCGACGAACTGGAATTGGATCAGCGACCTCAATTCGAGCTGGGGGATAAGGTTCGCATTTGTAAGCCGATTCGCAACGATGGCACCTTCTTTGGCCAGCCCATGGGAAAAATTTTAGCCGTCCCCGGCGATGAGGGCTACGTGGTTTACATTGGCACCTTTCTGCAACGGTTTTACATCTATGCCGTCCATTGTCTGACCAAAGGCTTTGTGGTGGGGTGCCGCGCCAAAGAACTCGAACTTGTGGAGAAAAACCCATGA
- the nifS gene encoding cysteine desulfurase NifS gives MPSVIYLDNNATTAVDPLVLEAMLPYLKEFYGNPSSMHSFGGQVGKALSQAREQVAALLGCEPSEILFTSCGSEGNNTAIRAALAAQPEKRHIITTQVEHASVLNPCKHLEKQGYHVTYLSVDEQGCLDLLELEAALTGDTALVTLMAANNETGVLFPIEQVGSLAHDYGAIVHVDAVQAVGKIPLDLHQLPVDLLTLSGHKLHAPKGIGALYVRRGFRFRPLLIGGHQEKGRRAGTENVPGIVALGKAAELAQTYLGDPHEQQLRDALEIGLLQRIPDTQVNGHLLHRLPNTTNLGFKFVEGEAILFWLNKYGICASSGSACTSGSLEPSHVLRAMHLPYTVLHGSIRFSLSRFTQAAEVERVLEVLPGIISHLRAISPFSHEEEDWLQQQERELVLR, from the coding sequence ATGCCCTCTGTGATCTATCTGGACAATAACGCCACCACCGCTGTGGATCCCCTTGTACTCGAGGCGATGCTGCCCTACCTGAAAGAGTTTTACGGCAACCCCTCCTCCATGCACAGCTTCGGGGGACAGGTGGGCAAAGCCCTCAGCCAGGCGCGAGAGCAGGTGGCTGCCCTCTTGGGATGCGAGCCCAGCGAGATTCTCTTCACCAGCTGCGGCAGTGAAGGCAACAATACCGCCATTCGCGCTGCCCTGGCTGCCCAACCGGAGAAACGCCATATCATTACCACCCAGGTGGAACACGCCTCGGTGCTCAACCCATGCAAGCATCTGGAAAAGCAAGGCTACCACGTCACCTATCTCTCGGTGGATGAGCAGGGCTGCCTGGACTTGCTGGAGCTGGAGGCCGCCCTTACCGGCGATACCGCCCTGGTGACCTTGATGGCCGCCAACAACGAGACGGGGGTGCTCTTCCCGATTGAGCAGGTGGGATCCCTGGCCCATGACTACGGGGCCATCGTCCATGTGGATGCGGTGCAAGCGGTGGGCAAGATCCCCCTCGACTTGCACCAGTTGCCCGTCGATCTGCTCACCCTCTCCGGCCACAAGTTGCATGCCCCCAAAGGCATTGGCGCTCTCTACGTGCGGCGGGGCTTTCGCTTTCGTCCACTGCTAATCGGTGGGCATCAGGAGAAGGGCCGCCGGGCCGGAACGGAAAATGTGCCGGGGATCGTCGCCTTGGGCAAGGCTGCCGAACTGGCCCAGACCTACCTGGGGGATCCCCACGAGCAGCAGTTGCGGGATGCTCTGGAAATAGGCTTGCTGCAACGGATCCCGGATACCCAAGTCAACGGCCACCTTCTCCACCGCCTGCCCAACACCACCAACCTCGGGTTCAAGTTTGTGGAAGGGGAGGCCATCCTGTTCTGGTTGAACAAATACGGCATCTGTGCCTCATCGGGATCCGCTTGCACCTCTGGGTCGTTGGAACCCTCCCATGTGCTGCGGGCCATGCACCTGCCTTACACCGTCCTGCACGGCTCGATTCGCTTCAGCCTGTCCCGCTTTACCCAAGCGGCGGAAGTGGAGCGGGTGCTGGAGGTGTTGCCAGGCATCATTAGCCATCTGCGGGCCATTTCCCCCTTCAGCCATGAGGAAGAGGACTGGTTGCAACAGCAGGAACGGGAGCTGGTTCTGCGATGA
- the fdxB gene encoding ferredoxin III, nif-specific: MATLMTALTKGGSPWIPQFIESLDITHCLGCSRCLKVCGRGVFALKALNEAGEFVEDEEDEESERKVMTIVNAALCIGCQACSRICPKKCHTYAPQAI, translated from the coding sequence ATGGCCACCCTGATGACTGCTCTCACCAAAGGCGGATCCCCTTGGATCCCTCAGTTTATCGAAAGCCTGGATATCACCCACTGTCTGGGCTGTAGCCGCTGCCTGAAAGTTTGTGGCCGTGGGGTCTTTGCCCTCAAGGCCCTGAACGAAGCGGGCGAATTTGTTGAAGACGAAGAAGACGAAGAGAGCGAGCGCAAGGTGATGACCATCGTTAACGCCGCCCTCTGTATTGGCTGCCAGGCTTGCTCACGCATCTGCCCGAAAAAGTGCCACACCTACGCACCTCAGGCGATTTGA
- the nifT gene encoding putative nitrogen fixation protein NifT, protein MKVILHQSAYGHLMVYVPKKDLEESVVAKRLEAEQTIVTLANGWELSINNLPDPLPLPRTVEAKHVRS, encoded by the coding sequence ATGAAAGTCATTCTGCACCAAAGTGCCTACGGACATCTGATGGTCTATGTTCCCAAAAAAGACCTGGAAGAATCGGTTGTGGCCAAACGGTTGGAAGCGGAACAAACCATTGTTACGCTAGCCAATGGCTGGGAATTATCCATCAACAATCTACCGGATCCCTTGCCCCTGCCCAGGACTGTAGAAGCCAAACACGTTCGATCCTAG
- the nifD gene encoding nitrogenase molybdenum-iron protein alpha chain yields MTTVEETRKIVAEVLETYPEKAQKKRAKHLNVYEEGKSDCGVKSNIKSVPGVMTTRGCAFAGAKGVVWGPVKDMIHLSHGPVGCGYYSWSGRRNYYVGVTGVDTFGTMQFTSDFQERDVVFGGDKKLAKVLLEANELFPLVKGITIESECPVGLIGDDIEAVAKKAAKEIGKTVVPVRCEGFRGVSQSLGHHIANDTVRDWAFPVADKKAREGSLNFQPTPYDVAVIGDYNIGGDAWSSRILLEEIGLRVVTQFSGDGTWNEVLLSTQVKLNLIHCYRSMNYICRHMEETYGIPWLEFNFFGPTHIAQSLRAIAQRFDETIQAKAEAVIAKYQPQSEAVIAKYRPRLEGKRVMLMVGGLRPRHVIPAFRDLGMEVIGTGYEFGHGDDYKRTVEYIDDGTLIYDDVSGYEFEEFAKKLKPDLIAAGIKEKYVFQKMALPFRQMHSWDYSGPYHGYDGFAVFARDMDLALNSPTWGLVQAPWKS; encoded by the coding sequence ATGACTACCGTTGAAGAGACCCGAAAAATCGTGGCAGAGGTTTTAGAAACCTATCCCGAAAAGGCCCAAAAAAAGCGGGCCAAACACCTGAATGTTTATGAAGAAGGCAAATCCGATTGTGGAGTCAAATCCAACATCAAATCGGTGCCGGGCGTCATGACCACCCGTGGCTGCGCCTTTGCCGGGGCCAAAGGGGTGGTGTGGGGGCCGGTCAAAGACATGATTCACCTCAGCCATGGGCCGGTTGGCTGTGGCTACTACTCCTGGTCCGGGCGGCGCAACTACTACGTCGGGGTGACCGGAGTGGACACCTTCGGCACCATGCAGTTCACCTCCGACTTTCAGGAGCGGGATGTTGTTTTCGGAGGTGACAAAAAACTGGCCAAAGTGCTGCTGGAGGCCAACGAACTCTTTCCGCTGGTCAAAGGCATCACCATTGAGTCGGAGTGCCCCGTCGGCCTGATTGGCGATGATATCGAGGCGGTGGCCAAAAAAGCCGCCAAAGAGATCGGTAAAACGGTGGTGCCCGTGCGCTGTGAAGGGTTCCGGGGGGTGTCGCAATCCCTGGGCCACCACATCGCCAACGACACCGTGCGGGATTGGGCCTTTCCCGTTGCCGACAAAAAAGCCAGGGAGGGATCCCTCAACTTCCAGCCCACCCCCTATGATGTAGCGGTGATTGGGGATTACAACATCGGCGGTGATGCCTGGTCCTCGCGCATTTTATTGGAGGAGATCGGCCTGCGGGTAGTAACCCAGTTTTCTGGGGATGGCACCTGGAACGAGGTGCTGCTCTCCACCCAAGTGAAGCTGAACCTGATCCACTGCTACCGGTCGATGAACTACATCTGCCGCCACATGGAGGAAACCTACGGGATCCCCTGGTTGGAGTTCAACTTCTTTGGCCCCACCCATATTGCCCAATCTTTGCGGGCGATTGCCCAGCGGTTTGATGAAACCATCCAGGCCAAAGCCGAAGCTGTGATCGCCAAATACCAACCCCAAAGTGAGGCTGTGATCGCCAAATATCGCCCCCGTCTGGAAGGCAAGCGGGTGATGTTGATGGTGGGAGGGTTGCGGCCCCGCCATGTTATCCCGGCCTTCCGGGATCTGGGTATGGAGGTGATCGGCACGGGCTACGAGTTCGGCCACGGCGACGACTACAAGCGCACCGTCGAGTACATCGACGATGGCACCCTGATCTACGACGACGTGTCGGGCTATGAGTTTGAGGAATTTGCCAAAAAGCTGAAACCAGACCTGATCGCCGCCGGCATCAAAGAGAAGTACGTCTTTCAAAAAATGGCCCTACCCTTCCGCCAGATGCACTCCTGGGATTATTCCGGCCCCTACCACGGTTACGACGGCTTCGCGGTGTTTGCCCGCGATATGGATCTGGCCCTGAATAGCCCCACCTGGGGTTTGGTTCAGGCCCCCTGGAAGTCCTAG
- a CDS encoding DUF2949 domain-containing protein, whose product MMPPDLTPLLQFLRSELGIPEAAIQFILRRLVREQGPLPVILWRYGLVPIERMPQLFEWCAGLETRIPSTWRLDP is encoded by the coding sequence ATGATGCCCCCAGATCTTACCCCCTTGCTTCAGTTTTTGCGCTCTGAGTTGGGCATTCCTGAGGCGGCCATTCAGTTCATTCTGCGGCGACTGGTGCGGGAGCAGGGGCCATTGCCGGTCATTCTCTGGCGCTATGGCCTCGTCCCCATCGAGCGAATGCCCCAACTGTTTGAGTGGTGTGCTGGATTGGAAACTCGCATTCCCTCTACCTGGAGGCTAGACCCATGA
- the nifH gene encoding nitrogenase iron protein, producing MRQIAFYGKGGIGKSTTSQNTIAGMAELGQRVMIVGCDPKADSTRLMLHSKAQTTVLHLAAERGAVEDVELDEVLLTGYKGVRCVESGGPEPGVGCAGRGIITAINFLEENGAYEDLDFVSYDVLGDVVCGGFAMPIREGKAQEIYIVCSGEMMAMYAANNIARGVLKYAHSGGVRLGGLICNSRKVDREVELIEALAEKLNTQMIHFVPRDNVVQHAELRRMTVIEYSPDCSQADEYRALAKKIVNNTHLTIPTPISMDELEELLVEFGILGDDKELAHVIGKTEKELAPELVPV from the coding sequence ATGAGACAGATTGCATTTTATGGAAAAGGTGGCATCGGCAAATCCACCACCTCCCAAAACACCATCGCTGGTATGGCCGAACTGGGGCAGCGGGTGATGATCGTGGGCTGTGACCCAAAAGCCGATTCCACCCGCTTAATGCTCCACAGCAAAGCCCAAACCACCGTGCTTCACCTGGCCGCCGAGCGAGGAGCCGTAGAAGATGTGGAGCTAGACGAGGTGCTCCTCACCGGCTACAAAGGGGTGCGCTGCGTCGAGTCCGGGGGGCCCGAGCCAGGGGTAGGCTGTGCCGGGCGTGGCATCATCACCGCCATCAATTTCTTAGAAGAAAACGGCGCCTACGAAGACCTGGATTTCGTCAGCTATGACGTGCTGGGGGACGTGGTCTGCGGCGGGTTTGCTATGCCGATTCGGGAGGGCAAAGCCCAGGAGATCTACATCGTCTGCTCCGGCGAAATGATGGCCATGTACGCGGCCAACAACATTGCCCGGGGCGTCCTCAAATACGCCCACTCCGGTGGGGTGCGCTTGGGTGGCCTGATCTGCAACAGCCGCAAGGTGGATCGAGAAGTTGAGCTGATCGAGGCCCTCGCCGAAAAGCTCAACACCCAGATGATCCACTTTGTCCCCCGTGACAACGTGGTTCAACACGCCGAATTGCGCCGCATGACGGTGATCGAATACTCACCCGATTGCAGTCAAGCGGACGAGTACCGCGCCCTGGCCAAAAAGATCGTCAACAACACCCATCTGACCATTCCCACCCCCATTTCCATGGATGAACTGGAAGAGCTGTTGGTGGAATTCGGCATCTTGGGCGACGACAAGGAATTGGCTCATGTTATCGGCAAAACCGAAAAAGAGTTGGCTCCTGAGTTGGTTCCTGTTTAA
- the nifU gene encoding Fe-S cluster assembly protein NifU, producing MWDYSEKVLDLFYHPKNQGPMDPTPEPGIRVVTGDVGSITCGDALRLYLKVEEATERILAASFQTFGCTSAIASSSALTELITGLTLDQALKITNRDIADYLGGLPPAKMHCSVMGQEALEAAIYRYRGIPLPVHTDDDSALICSCFGISESKIRRLVRENHLTTVEEVTAYSKAGGGCGSCLADIEDLIATVLAEGGSERPSVAEPRDPVQVKTSAPLTTLQKIAHIQTVLEQQVRPLLIADGGDVELYDVDGDQVWLRLKGACTSCASSQDTLKLAIETRLREQVWPQLTVHAV from the coding sequence ATGTGGGACTACAGCGAAAAAGTGTTAGACCTCTTCTACCACCCCAAAAACCAGGGGCCGATGGATCCCACCCCTGAACCCGGGATCCGGGTGGTCACGGGTGATGTCGGCAGCATTACCTGTGGCGATGCCCTAAGGCTCTACCTGAAGGTGGAAGAAGCAACCGAACGGATCCTGGCGGCCAGCTTTCAAACCTTCGGCTGCACCAGTGCCATTGCCTCCTCCTCGGCGTTGACGGAGCTGATCACAGGGTTAACCCTGGATCAAGCCCTCAAAATCACCAACCGCGATATCGCCGACTATCTGGGGGGTCTGCCCCCGGCCAAGATGCACTGTTCCGTCATGGGGCAAGAGGCCCTAGAAGCCGCCATCTACCGCTATCGCGGCATCCCGTTGCCCGTCCATACCGATGATGACAGTGCCCTGATCTGTTCCTGCTTTGGCATCAGCGAAAGCAAAATTCGCCGACTGGTTCGGGAAAATCACCTGACCACGGTTGAAGAGGTCACTGCCTACAGCAAAGCCGGTGGCGGCTGCGGCTCCTGTCTGGCGGACATTGAAGACCTGATTGCCACGGTTTTGGCCGAAGGTGGGTCGGAAAGACCTAGCGTTGCCGAGCCAAGGGATCCCGTTCAAGTCAAAACTTCTGCCCCCCTCACCACCCTGCAAAAGATTGCCCACATTCAGACGGTGTTGGAGCAGCAAGTCCGCCCCCTGCTGATTGCCGATGGCGGCGACGTGGAGCTGTACGACGTAGACGGGGATCAGGTGTGGCTACGCCTCAAGGGAGCCTGCACCAGCTGTGCCAGCAGCCAAGACACCCTCAAATTGGCCATCGAAACCCGCTTGCGGGAGCAGGTGTGGCCCCAGCTTACCGTGCACGCTGTTTAA
- the nifV gene encoding homocitrate synthase, translated as MKPSIILNDTTLRDGEQAAGVAFQIPEKISIAALLDAIGVPEIEVGIPAMGAVETEAIRAIVSLGLQAQLLGWNRAVPADILASIGCGLRRVHISVPVSDLQIAAKFGGDRSRLLNQLRQSVQMATGQGLWVSVGAEDASRATLEQVIELARQAQAWGAQRFRYCDTVGILDPFSTYDQISRLVQAIDIPVEMHTHDDLGMATANALAGIRAGATAVNTTVNGLGERAGNAPLEEVVMALRHSAGIDVGIDTCRLRELSQQVIRATGTPLPPWKAIVGDNAFAHESGIHAAGVLRDPQTYEPFPPEVVGSQRRLVLGKHSGRHLLVQVLQEHGIPLEQLSPQHLETLLEQVRQHVTQSKRPIPVAELTEWVQHTLQHTLKEPHSDVF; from the coding sequence ATGAAACCCTCCATTATTCTCAACGACACCACCCTCAGGGATGGCGAGCAAGCGGCGGGTGTAGCCTTTCAAATTCCTGAGAAGATCTCCATTGCGGCCCTTCTGGATGCCATTGGCGTGCCGGAGATCGAAGTCGGGATCCCGGCTATGGGCGCTGTGGAAACCGAAGCCATCCGCGCCATCGTCAGCCTGGGGTTGCAAGCTCAACTGCTGGGCTGGAACCGGGCGGTACCCGCCGACATTTTGGCCTCCATTGGCTGTGGCCTGAGGCGGGTTCACATTTCAGTACCTGTGTCAGATCTGCAGATCGCAGCCAAGTTCGGAGGGGATCGCTCACGGCTGCTCAACCAACTGCGCCAATCGGTGCAAATGGCCACGGGACAGGGGCTGTGGGTATCGGTGGGGGCGGAAGATGCCAGCCGGGCCACCCTGGAGCAGGTGATCGAGCTGGCCCGTCAGGCGCAAGCTTGGGGGGCGCAACGCTTCCGCTACTGCGACACGGTAGGTATTTTGGATCCCTTTAGCACCTACGACCAAATTAGCCGTCTGGTGCAAGCCATCGACATTCCTGTGGAGATGCACACCCACGATGACCTGGGGATGGCCACCGCCAATGCCCTGGCCGGGATCCGCGCCGGAGCCACCGCTGTCAACACCACCGTCAACGGCCTTGGGGAACGGGCAGGTAACGCCCCTCTGGAAGAAGTGGTGATGGCCCTGCGCCACAGCGCCGGAATTGATGTAGGGATCGATACTTGCCGTCTGCGGGAGCTCTCCCAGCAGGTGATCCGGGCCACTGGCACCCCCCTGCCCCCCTGGAAGGCCATCGTCGGCGACAACGCCTTTGCCCATGAGTCCGGCATCCATGCGGCGGGGGTTCTACGGGATCCGCAAACCTACGAGCCTTTTCCCCCCGAAGTGGTAGGTAGCCAGCGCCGCCTGGTGTTGGGCAAACACTCGGGCCGACATCTGCTGGTGCAGGTACTCCAGGAGCACGGGATCCCGTTGGAACAACTCTCACCGCAGCATCTGGAAACCCTTTTGGAACAGGTGCGCCAGCACGTCACCCAGTCCAAGCGTCCCATCCCGGTCGCCGAACTGACCGAGTGGGTTCAGCACACCCTTCAGCACACCCTCAAGGAGCCCCACTCCGATGTCTTCTAA
- a CDS encoding Asr1405/Asl0597 family protein, with product MSPTLSPQPETAEVLQVPRCDRWRILYRLQELDLTCGCTPTDQVWVMVRTPTEALLVNSVLWPFTHNRVGLLSWLDRCWSASLPSDSTGP from the coding sequence ATGTCCCCCACCCTTTCTCCCCAACCGGAAACCGCCGAAGTGCTGCAGGTACCCCGCTGCGATCGCTGGCGGATCCTCTACCGTCTGCAGGAACTGGACTTGACCTGCGGTTGCACCCCCACCGACCAGGTGTGGGTGATGGTGCGTACCCCTACAGAGGCCCTGCTGGTGAACAGCGTCCTTTGGCCCTTCACCCACAACCGAGTTGGGCTGCTGAGCTGGTTGGATCGCTGCTGGTCAGCCTCCCTGCCCTCCGACTCAACTGGCCCCTGA
- the nifK gene encoding nitrogenase molybdenum-iron protein subunit beta: MPQNIEDIKDHARLFQDPDYQALFQTKRSFEDAPSPEEVARVAEWTRSWEYREKNFQREALTINPAKACQPLGAILAAVGFEGTLPFVHGSQGCVAYFRTHLTRHFKEPFSAVSSSMTEDAAVFGGLKNMIEGLENAYTLYQPKMIAVCTTCMAEVIGDDLGAFITTAKNEGSLPQDFLVPYAHTPSFVGSHITGYDNMLKGILTTLTQPVGRTGSNGTVNVIPGFDTYMGNLREIKRIFDLFGIPLTLLADNSEYLDSPNEGTFHMYPGGTPLEAAAQCLNADASISLQRYTTPKTLEFLAEGTGQPTVTARPFGIRGTDHFLMQLSELTGKPIPRELEIERGRAVDAFTDSQAWIHGKRVALYGDPDLVMGLLSLLLELGAEPVHVVVTNSNEEFEAEARALLASSPYGQGATVWGGRDLWHLRSLMFTEPVDLLIGNSYGKYLWRDTGTPLVRIGYPIFDRHHLHRYPTYGYQGALNLLNWIINTILDEADRRSFIPGKTDISFDLIR; this comes from the coding sequence ATGCCACAGAATATCGAAGACATCAAAGATCATGCCCGCCTGTTTCAGGATCCCGACTACCAGGCTCTGTTTCAGACCAAGCGCTCCTTTGAAGATGCCCCCAGCCCAGAGGAAGTGGCGCGGGTGGCGGAATGGACCCGCTCCTGGGAATACCGCGAGAAGAACTTCCAGCGGGAGGCCCTGACGATCAACCCAGCCAAAGCCTGTCAACCCCTGGGGGCAATCCTAGCGGCGGTCGGCTTTGAGGGAACCTTGCCCTTTGTGCACGGATCCCAGGGCTGTGTTGCCTATTTTCGCACCCATCTCACCCGCCATTTTAAGGAGCCGTTCTCGGCGGTCTCCTCCTCCATGACGGAAGATGCAGCCGTGTTTGGTGGCCTGAAAAACATGATCGAGGGCCTGGAAAACGCCTACACCCTCTATCAGCCCAAGATGATCGCCGTCTGCACCACCTGCATGGCGGAGGTGATCGGGGATGACCTGGGGGCCTTCATCACCACCGCCAAAAACGAGGGATCCCTGCCCCAGGATTTTCTGGTGCCCTATGCCCACACCCCCAGCTTTGTGGGATCCCATATCACCGGCTACGACAACATGCTCAAGGGCATTCTCACCACCCTGACCCAGCCGGTGGGTCGTACCGGCAGCAACGGCACCGTCAACGTCATACCCGGCTTTGACACCTACATGGGCAACCTGCGGGAGATCAAGCGCATTTTCGACTTGTTTGGGATCCCGCTTACCCTGCTGGCGGACAACTCCGAGTACTTGGATTCCCCCAACGAAGGTACTTTCCATATGTATCCGGGAGGAACTCCTCTAGAGGCAGCAGCCCAGTGCCTCAACGCGGACGCCAGCATCTCGCTGCAGCGCTACACCACCCCCAAAACCCTGGAGTTTTTGGCGGAAGGTACCGGCCAGCCCACCGTCACCGCCCGCCCCTTTGGCATCCGGGGCACCGATCACTTCTTGATGCAGTTGTCAGAACTAACGGGCAAGCCCATCCCCCGCGAACTGGAGATCGAGCGCGGACGGGCGGTGGATGCTTTCACCGACTCCCAAGCCTGGATCCACGGCAAGCGGGTGGCCCTCTACGGGGATCCCGACCTGGTGATGGGGCTGCTGAGTCTTCTCTTGGAGTTGGGAGCAGAACCCGTGCACGTGGTGGTCACCAACAGCAATGAGGAGTTCGAAGCGGAGGCGCGGGCGCTGCTGGCCTCCAGTCCCTATGGACAAGGGGCCACCGTCTGGGGAGGCAGAGACCTCTGGCATCTGCGTTCCCTGATGTTTACCGAACCGGTGGATCTGCTGATCGGCAACTCCTACGGCAAGTATCTGTGGCGGGATACGGGTACCCCACTGGTGCGCATCGGCTACCCGATCTTCGATCGGCATCACCTGCATCGCTACCCCACCTACGGTTACCAAGGGGCGCTCAATCTGCTCAACTGGATCATCAACACCATTTTGGATGAGGCGGACCGGCGCAGCTTTATCCCCGGCAAAACGGACATTTCCTTTGATTTGATCCGCTAA